The DNA region TGAGCTAATTCTTCTTGACCAGTATTTACGAGAAGTTGCTCAGGTTGCGTAATAGAATCTTCTAAAATAATCGCCACCTTTTCATCAAAAATTTGGCAAGATATGCGGCTCGGTTGATGCTCCAATTGATTGCGATATAGTGCCTGAATTCGCTGTGACAAAGCACGTTCAATTTGCCCACGCGTAGGAGTAGAAGAATCCATAGTTGATCAGATGAAGAAAGTAGTTGATCAGATGAAG from Chroogloeocystis siderophila 5.2 s.c.1 includes:
- a CDS encoding DUF2294 domain-containing protein, with translation MDSSTPTRGQIERALSQRIQALYRNQLEHQPSRISCQIFDEKVAIILEDSITQPEQLLVNTGQEELAQEVRSEIDEALKPQIQSIIEEVVGVGVVDLLSNAKLDTGRTATVAILAETPKLRNMS